A single region of the Halorubrum depositum genome encodes:
- a CDS encoding Na+/H+ antiporter NhaC family protein: MTDFGALSVAPPLLAIVLAVITRKAVLSLFLGIWSGAVIVTGGLGIVQTFEWIVAAVSDEFQATILVFTLLLGSGVAMVWNLGGTAAVRDWALERLDSQRQAGLVAWGLGIVLFFDDYANTAIVGSAMKDVSDRLRISREKLSYIVDSTAAPVATLGISSWVAFQLSLITEGYESAGVAEANRPGTFEVFVSSIPFNMYAILAIVMVLLIVGSGRDYGEMLTAEHRSWTSGKVTRDEAVPMQDVAGELGEPPASTPRLANFFVPVGVLVAVTVGTALWSGEFSPVGFGGDLLAGEFGAAGGRLWDAALNASYEVALMIGSFAMVASGFVLGRVYDIFGFGDATEYTIDGFGIMLTAASILVLAWGIGGAIDALGTGEYVANVAVGSVSPALLPALVFVVAGVIAFSTGTSWGTMGIVTPIAIPIAWEISGGGAAGHTLVAAMVGVIFSGAIFGDHSSPISDTTVLSATFTGADLIDHVRTQIYYAVTVAAVVALLLVVWGITRVTPLVLLPVGALLLAGLVYGLSEFDASRRGIDPVSVSERQEDDGDRVVVAGAEQDD; encoded by the coding sequence ATGACCGACTTCGGAGCGCTGTCAGTCGCCCCGCCGCTGCTCGCGATCGTGTTGGCGGTGATCACCCGCAAGGCGGTGCTGTCGCTGTTCCTCGGCATCTGGTCGGGGGCCGTCATCGTCACCGGCGGGCTCGGGATCGTCCAGACGTTCGAGTGGATCGTCGCGGCCGTCTCCGACGAGTTCCAGGCGACCATCCTCGTGTTCACCCTGCTGCTCGGCTCCGGCGTCGCCATGGTGTGGAACCTCGGCGGCACCGCCGCGGTCCGCGACTGGGCGCTCGAACGCCTCGACTCCCAGCGACAGGCCGGGCTGGTCGCCTGGGGGCTCGGAATCGTCCTCTTCTTCGACGACTACGCCAACACCGCGATCGTCGGCTCGGCGATGAAGGACGTCTCCGACCGCCTCCGGATCTCCCGCGAGAAGCTCTCGTATATCGTCGACTCCACCGCCGCGCCGGTGGCGACGCTGGGGATCTCCTCGTGGGTCGCGTTCCAGCTCTCGCTCATCACCGAGGGGTACGAGTCCGCCGGGGTCGCGGAGGCGAACCGTCCCGGCACGTTCGAGGTGTTCGTCTCGTCGATCCCGTTCAACATGTACGCGATCCTCGCGATCGTGATGGTCCTCCTGATCGTCGGCTCCGGGCGGGACTACGGCGAGATGCTAACCGCGGAGCATCGCTCGTGGACCTCCGGGAAGGTGACCCGCGACGAGGCCGTGCCGATGCAGGACGTCGCCGGCGAGCTCGGCGAACCGCCGGCGTCGACGCCGCGGCTCGCCAACTTCTTCGTCCCCGTGGGGGTGCTCGTCGCCGTCACGGTCGGGACCGCGCTGTGGTCCGGCGAGTTCTCTCCGGTCGGCTTCGGCGGCGACCTCCTCGCCGGCGAGTTCGGCGCGGCCGGCGGGCGGCTGTGGGACGCCGCGCTCAACGCCTCCTACGAGGTGGCGCTCATGATCGGCTCGTTCGCGATGGTCGCCAGCGGCTTCGTCCTCGGGCGGGTCTACGACATCTTCGGGTTCGGCGACGCGACCGAGTACACCATCGACGGCTTCGGGATCATGCTCACCGCGGCCTCCATTCTCGTGCTCGCCTGGGGGATCGGCGGGGCGATCGACGCCCTCGGAACCGGGGAGTACGTCGCGAACGTCGCCGTGGGCTCCGTCTCGCCGGCGCTCCTGCCGGCTCTCGTGTTCGTCGTCGCCGGCGTCATCGCCTTCTCGACCGGCACCTCGTGGGGGACGATGGGGATCGTCACCCCGATCGCGATCCCGATCGCGTGGGAGATCAGCGGCGGCGGAGCGGCGGGCCACACGCTCGTCGCGGCGATGGTCGGCGTCATCTTCTCGGGCGCCATCTTCGGCGACCACAGCTCCCCGATCTCCGACACGACCGTCCTCTCGGCGACGTTCACCGGCGCCGACCTGATCGACCACGTCCGGACGCAGATCTACTACGCGGTCACCGTCGCCGCCGTGGTCGCCCTCCTGCTCGTCGTCTGGGGAATCACCCGCGTGACGCCGCTCGTCCTGCTCCCGGTCGGCGCCCTGCTGCTCGCTGGGCTCGTGTACGGCCTCTCGGAGTTCGACGCCTCCCGCCGCGGGATCGACCCGGTCTCGGTCTCGGAGCGGCAGGAAGACGACGGCGATCGCGTGGTCGTCGCCGGCGCCGAGCAGGACGACTGA
- a CDS encoding DNA-3-methyladenine glycosylase family protein, producing the protein MDDRVAATLREDPTMAALIDRHGPLAIDPADDEFARLCTSIVNQQLSTASAAAIHERFVDVLGGDPTPDRVLAADEAALREAGLSGTKVEYLREAAGAFRDGDRDLTREGLAGASDEAVVDALTEIRGVGEWTARMYLIFALGREDVLPLGDLAVRKGIERVYNDGAELSRAEMREIAETWRPYRSYGTRYVWAEYES; encoded by the coding sequence ATGGACGACCGAGTCGCGGCGACACTGCGCGAGGACCCGACGATGGCGGCGCTTATCGACCGGCACGGCCCGCTCGCGATCGATCCCGCGGACGACGAGTTCGCGCGCCTCTGCACCTCGATCGTGAACCAGCAGCTCTCGACCGCCTCCGCGGCGGCCATCCACGAGCGCTTCGTGGACGTCCTCGGCGGCGACCCGACCCCGGACCGCGTGCTCGCGGCCGACGAGGCGGCCCTGCGCGAGGCCGGGCTGAGCGGGACGAAGGTCGAGTACCTGCGCGAGGCCGCCGGCGCGTTCCGCGACGGCGACCGCGACCTGACGCGCGAGGGGCTGGCGGGCGCGAGCGACGAGGCGGTCGTCGACGCGCTCACCGAGATCCGCGGCGTCGGCGAGTGGACCGCGCGGATGTACCTCATCTTCGCGCTCGGCCGCGAGGACGTGCTGCCGCTCGGCGACCTCGCTGTGCGGAAGGGGATCGAGCGGGTGTACAACGACGGCGCGGAGCTCTCGCGGGCGGAGATGCGCGAGATCGCCGAGACGTGGCGTCCCTATCGGAGCTACGGGACGCGGTACGTCTGGGCCGAGTACGAGTCGTGA
- a CDS encoding 3-hydroxyacyl-CoA dehydrogenase/enoyl-CoA hydratase family protein, translating to MQLEDVQHVTVLGAGNMGHGIAEVAALAGYDVALRDIEEELVQDGYDQIEWSLGKLAEKDRIGDDEAEAALDRVRTFVDLEASLADADVVVEVVPEKMSIKKDVYDEVVEYAPEEAVFVTNTSSLSITELSEVTDRPERFCGMHFFNPPVRMDLVEVISGKHTSEDTLELIEGLAEEMGKTPVRVRKDSPGFIVNRILVPLMNEAAWIVESGDATMEAVDSTTKFDVGLPMGLFELTDQVGIDVGYHVLEYMHETLGEAYRPCPLLVEKFEGEELGKKTGKGFYDYEDGGVQIPTDAIDEDVRKRLLAVMANEVAGLIGNDVADAPAIDRAVMLGAGFPDGPAKLADNEGLAALVDVLDDLHEETGEERYEATEYLREAATAGGFHGGDGVEGSDAEDGGDPFAAYDTLNVSVADRVGHVEIDRPHRMNTISGELLDELADAIDRLDASDDVRAILLSGAGDRAFSAGADVQSMAAGGADPITAVELSREGQQTFGKLEDSDKPVVAAIDGYCLGGGMELATAADMRVASERSELGQPEHDLGLLPGWGGTQRLARIVGEGRAKEIIFTAERYDAETLAGYGFVNEVVPGDELDERGRELAESLAAGPPIAQKYTKRAMHAGRTDAEAGLEVEAMGFGHVMNTDDLMEGVTAFMGDGEPEFEGK from the coding sequence ATGCAGCTCGAAGACGTCCAGCACGTGACGGTCCTCGGCGCCGGGAACATGGGTCACGGCATCGCGGAGGTCGCCGCGCTCGCCGGCTACGACGTGGCGCTGCGGGACATCGAGGAGGAGCTCGTCCAGGACGGGTACGACCAGATCGAGTGGTCGCTCGGCAAGCTCGCCGAGAAGGACCGCATCGGTGACGACGAGGCCGAGGCGGCGCTCGACCGCGTCCGGACGTTCGTCGACCTGGAGGCCTCGCTCGCCGACGCCGACGTGGTGGTCGAGGTCGTCCCCGAGAAGATGTCGATCAAGAAGGACGTGTACGACGAGGTCGTCGAGTACGCGCCCGAAGAGGCCGTCTTCGTCACCAACACCTCCAGCCTCTCGATCACCGAGCTCTCCGAGGTGACCGACCGCCCCGAGCGCTTCTGCGGGATGCACTTCTTCAACCCGCCGGTCCGGATGGACCTCGTCGAGGTCATCTCCGGGAAACACACCTCCGAGGACACCCTCGAACTGATCGAGGGGCTCGCGGAGGAGATGGGGAAGACCCCCGTCCGCGTCCGGAAGGACAGCCCCGGCTTCATCGTCAACCGAATCTTGGTCCCGCTGATGAACGAGGCGGCGTGGATCGTCGAGTCCGGCGACGCCACGATGGAGGCGGTCGACTCCACGACGAAGTTCGACGTGGGGCTCCCGATGGGCCTGTTCGAGCTCACCGACCAGGTCGGCATCGACGTGGGATATCACGTTTTGGAGTACATGCACGAGACCCTCGGGGAGGCGTACCGTCCCTGCCCGCTCCTCGTCGAGAAGTTCGAAGGGGAGGAGCTCGGCAAGAAGACCGGCAAGGGGTTCTACGACTACGAGGACGGCGGCGTCCAGATTCCCACGGACGCGATCGACGAGGACGTCCGGAAGCGGCTGCTCGCCGTGATGGCCAACGAGGTCGCGGGGCTGATCGGCAACGACGTCGCCGACGCGCCCGCCATCGACCGCGCCGTGATGCTCGGCGCCGGGTTCCCGGACGGCCCGGCGAAGCTGGCGGACAACGAGGGGCTCGCCGCCCTCGTCGACGTCCTCGACGACCTCCACGAGGAGACCGGGGAGGAACGCTACGAGGCGACCGAGTACCTCCGGGAGGCCGCGACGGCGGGCGGGTTCCACGGCGGGGACGGCGTCGAGGGAAGCGACGCCGAGGACGGGGGCGACCCCTTCGCCGCCTACGACACCCTCAACGTCTCCGTCGCGGACCGCGTCGGCCACGTCGAGATCGACCGCCCGCACCGGATGAACACGATCAGCGGGGAGCTGCTCGACGAGCTCGCCGACGCGATCGACCGACTCGACGCCAGCGACGACGTGCGGGCGATCCTGCTGTCCGGCGCCGGCGACCGCGCCTTCTCCGCCGGCGCCGACGTACAGAGCATGGCCGCCGGCGGCGCGGACCCGATCACCGCCGTCGAGCTCTCGCGGGAGGGACAGCAGACGTTCGGCAAGCTGGAGGACTCCGACAAGCCCGTCGTCGCCGCCATCGACGGCTACTGCCTCGGCGGCGGGATGGAGCTCGCGACCGCGGCCGACATGCGGGTCGCCTCCGAGCGCTCGGAGCTCGGCCAGCCCGAGCACGACCTCGGGCTCCTCCCGGGATGGGGCGGCACGCAGCGGCTCGCCCGGATCGTCGGCGAGGGGCGCGCGAAGGAGATCATCTTCACCGCCGAGCGCTACGACGCCGAGACGCTGGCGGGGTACGGCTTCGTCAACGAGGTCGTCCCCGGCGACGAGCTCGACGAGCGCGGGCGCGAGCTGGCCGAGTCGCTCGCGGCCGGGCCGCCGATCGCCCAGAAGTACACGAAGCGCGCGATGCACGCCGGCCGCACCGACGCCGAGGCCGGCCTCGAGGTGGAGGCGATGGGCTTCGGCCACGTGATGAACACCGACGACCTCATGGAGGGCGTCACGGCGTTCATGGGCGACGGCGAGCCCGAGTTCGAAGGAAAATGA
- a CDS encoding cyclophilin-like fold protein: MSDLRVRVGDRELTATWTDDAPETADAIESALPLAGDAARWGDELYFDVPVDVPAENARETVPVGAIAYWPRGNALCLFWGPTPASTDGDPRAAGPVTVVAEIDDASPLRSLDGGARVELNRE, from the coding sequence ATGAGCGACCTGCGGGTCCGCGTCGGCGACCGCGAGCTGACGGCGACGTGGACGGACGACGCCCCGGAGACCGCCGACGCGATCGAGAGCGCGCTCCCGCTCGCGGGCGACGCGGCGCGGTGGGGCGACGAGCTGTACTTCGACGTCCCGGTCGACGTTCCGGCGGAAAACGCGCGCGAGACGGTCCCGGTCGGGGCGATCGCCTACTGGCCCCGCGGGAACGCGCTCTGCCTGTTCTGGGGACCGACGCCCGCCAGCACGGACGGGGACCCCCGCGCCGCCGGTCCGGTGACCGTAGTCGCCGAGATCGACGACGCGAGTCCGCTTCGGTCGCTCGACGGGGGCGCGCGAGTCGAACTCAACCGAGAATAG
- a CDS encoding succinylglutamate desuccinylase/aspartoacylase family protein → MSDDRVFTYNGGAVPPGETQNIRYGISETYLGDPVRIPVTIVNGERDGPTVFLTAAAHGDELNGIEVVREVAHEWDLSSLCGTLVCLPVLNVPGFIAQQRYLPVYDRDLNRSFPGEAGSTSSKRMANQIYSNFIAPCDFGLDFHTSTRGRTNMLHVRADMADAGVHRLAMAFGSKVIIDSDGPSGTLRGEATADGTPTITIEMGEAHRFQRPLIDDALGGVRSVFAEYGLLETDTVRWPGWRTIVAGAGEKTWLRADSGGIVDTHYESGSLVREGDRIATITNPFKEDAVGIEAPFTGLLIGLLENPVVYPGNPLCHLVEIDEAVRRAIETGDAPTPVGQPESAD, encoded by the coding sequence ATGAGCGACGACCGGGTGTTCACGTACAACGGCGGCGCGGTGCCGCCGGGCGAGACGCAGAACATCCGCTACGGGATCAGCGAGACGTACCTCGGCGACCCGGTCCGGATCCCCGTGACGATCGTCAACGGCGAGCGCGACGGGCCGACGGTGTTCCTCACGGCGGCCGCGCACGGCGACGAGCTCAACGGGATCGAGGTGGTCCGCGAGGTCGCCCACGAGTGGGACCTCTCGTCGCTGTGCGGCACCCTCGTCTGCCTCCCCGTGCTCAACGTCCCCGGATTCATCGCGCAGCAGCGGTACCTCCCCGTCTACGACCGGGACCTCAACCGCTCGTTCCCCGGCGAGGCGGGCTCGACGAGCTCGAAGCGGATGGCGAACCAGATCTACTCCAACTTCATCGCGCCCTGCGACTTCGGGCTCGACTTCCACACCTCCACCCGGGGCCGGACCAACATGCTCCACGTCCGCGCGGACATGGCCGACGCCGGCGTCCACCGCCTCGCGATGGCGTTCGGCTCGAAGGTGATCATCGACAGCGACGGGCCGAGCGGCACCCTCCGCGGCGAGGCGACGGCCGACGGGACCCCGACAATCACGATCGAGATGGGCGAGGCCCACCGCTTCCAGCGCCCGCTCATCGACGACGCGCTCGGCGGCGTGCGCTCCGTCTTCGCCGAGTACGGCCTGCTCGAAACGGACACGGTGCGCTGGCCCGGCTGGCGGACCATCGTCGCCGGCGCGGGCGAGAAGACGTGGCTCCGTGCCGACTCCGGCGGTATCGTCGACACCCACTACGAGAGCGGCTCGCTCGTCCGCGAGGGCGACCGGATCGCGACTATCACCAACCCGTTCAAGGAGGACGCGGTCGGCATCGAGGCCCCCTTCACCGGGCTCCTCATCGGCCTTCTCGAAAATCCCGTCGTCTACCCCGGCAACCCCCTCTGTCACCTCGTCGAGATCGACGAGGCGGTCCGCCGCGCGATCGAGACCGGGGACGCGCCGACGCCGGTTGGGCAGCCGGAGTCGGCGGACTGA
- the asd gene encoding aspartate-semialdehyde dehydrogenase: MSVRVGILGATGAVGQRFIQLLDDHPTFDLAAVTASAESAGKSYREAAKWRVDTPIPEGVAEMEVAETTPAGIADDDVDLLFSSLPSGVAAEVEPAFLEEGYVVSSNSSNDRMAADVPLTIPEINPGHLDLIEVQRDERGWDGALVKNPNCSTITMVPTLAAIDRFGVESVRVSTLQAVSGAGYSGVTSMEIIDNAIPHIGGEEEKMETESRKLLGEFDGAEVHLHGADVAASCNRIPTLDGHLENVFAEFAEDPSPADLREAMRSFEGAGALPSSPDQLIKVFGEDEPERPQPRLDRTYADGMGIVAGGVQSTDAGAKYNCLAHNTIRGAAGASLLNGELLVEEGYV; this comes from the coding sequence ATGTCTGTACGAGTCGGCATCCTCGGCGCCACCGGCGCCGTGGGTCAGCGGTTCATCCAGTTGCTCGACGACCACCCGACGTTCGACCTCGCCGCCGTCACCGCGAGCGCGGAGAGCGCCGGGAAATCGTACCGCGAGGCCGCCAAGTGGCGCGTGGACACGCCGATTCCCGAGGGCGTCGCGGAGATGGAAGTCGCGGAGACGACGCCCGCGGGGATCGCGGACGACGACGTCGACCTCCTGTTCTCGTCGCTCCCCTCGGGCGTCGCCGCCGAGGTCGAGCCCGCCTTCTTAGAGGAGGGGTACGTCGTCTCCTCGAACTCCTCGAACGACCGCATGGCCGCGGACGTCCCGCTCACGATCCCCGAGATCAACCCCGGCCACCTCGACCTGATCGAGGTCCAGCGCGACGAGCGCGGCTGGGACGGCGCGCTCGTGAAGAACCCGAATTGCTCGACGATCACGATGGTGCCCACGCTCGCGGCGATCGACCGCTTCGGCGTCGAGAGCGTCCGCGTCTCCACCCTGCAGGCGGTCTCGGGCGCGGGCTACTCGGGCGTCACCTCGATGGAGATCATCGACAACGCCATCCCGCACATCGGCGGCGAAGAGGAGAAGATGGAGACGGAGTCGCGCAAGCTCCTCGGCGAGTTCGACGGCGCGGAAGTCCACCTCCACGGCGCCGACGTGGCGGCCTCCTGTAACCGGATCCCCACCCTCGACGGCCACCTGGAGAACGTCTTCGCTGAGTTCGCCGAGGACCCGTCCCCGGCCGACCTCCGCGAGGCGATGCGCTCGTTCGAGGGCGCCGGCGCGCTCCCGAGCTCGCCCGACCAGCTCATCAAGGTGTTCGGCGAGGACGAGCCGGAGCGCCCCCAGCCCCGCCTCGACCGCACGTACGCGGACGGGATGGGCATCGTCGCCGGCGGCGTCCAGTCGACGGACGCCGGCGCGAAGTACAACTGCCTCGCGCACAACACGATCCGCGGCGCGGCGGGCGCCTCGCTGTTGAACGGCGAGCTGCTCGTCGAGGAAGGGTACGTATAG
- a CDS encoding TatD family hydrolase: protein MTEDLDTPVLDDHLHLDPRHGRGIDAVEDFVRLGGTHLLVVNKPSWHLGVEPDEPADFRPVFEETLDAVAAATDVLPGRAWPVLGVHPGLISRLVDERDFSPADARDLMCGGLEVASEFVADGRALALKSGRPHYDVSDAVWDASNAVTRRAFELGAALDCAVQLHTEASEDLTDLAAVAEESGLDPTNVVKHYAEGRLAGPTPSVMSEKDRLVRAAESGEPFLMETDFVDDPEKPGMVMGPKTVPRRVRWLLEEGYDEAVRTAHVETPRAVYGIDTEATLE, encoded by the coding sequence ATGACCGAGGACCTCGACACGCCGGTGTTGGACGACCACCTCCACCTCGACCCCCGTCACGGGCGCGGGATCGACGCGGTCGAGGACTTCGTCCGGCTCGGCGGCACCCACCTGCTCGTGGTGAACAAGCCCTCGTGGCACCTCGGCGTCGAGCCCGACGAGCCGGCCGACTTCCGGCCCGTCTTCGAGGAGACGCTCGACGCGGTCGCGGCCGCGACCGACGTCCTCCCGGGCCGCGCGTGGCCCGTCCTCGGTGTCCATCCCGGTCTGATAAGCCGGCTGGTCGACGAGCGCGACTTCTCGCCCGCGGACGCCCGCGACCTGATGTGCGGCGGCCTGGAGGTCGCGAGCGAGTTCGTCGCCGACGGCCGGGCGCTCGCGCTGAAGTCCGGTCGCCCGCACTACGACGTGAGCGACGCGGTCTGGGACGCCTCGAACGCGGTCACTCGCCGCGCGTTCGAACTCGGCGCCGCGCTCGACTGCGCCGTTCAACTCCACACCGAGGCGAGCGAGGATCTCACCGACCTGGCCGCCGTCGCCGAGGAATCCGGGCTCGACCCGACGAACGTCGTGAAACACTACGCCGAGGGGCGCCTCGCGGGCCCGACCCCGAGCGTGATGAGCGAGAAGGACCGGCTCGTGCGCGCCGCCGAGTCGGGCGAGCCGTTCCTGATGGAGACCGACTTCGTCGACGACCCCGAGAAGCCGGGGATGGTGATGGGCCCGAAGACCGTCCCGCGCCGCGTCCGGTGGCTGCTGGAGGAGGGGTACGACGAGGCGGTCCGCACCGCGCATGTCGAGACGCCCAGAGCGGTCTACGGGATCGACACCGAGGCGACGCTGGAGTAG
- a CDS encoding YbhB/YbcL family Raf kinase inhibitor-like protein: MSELSLSSPAFGDGERIPDEYGYAERNVNPPLRIDGVPDEAGALVLIVDDPDAKEPAGAVWDHWLVWDIDPGREAIPEGWSPTAATEGQNDFGEHGYGGPNPPDREHAYRFRLYAVEEPIGLPPSADREDLIDAMTGRTVAKARIEGTYPP; this comes from the coding sequence ATGAGCGAGCTCAGTCTATCGAGCCCGGCGTTCGGCGACGGCGAGCGCATCCCCGACGAGTACGGCTACGCGGAGCGGAACGTGAACCCGCCGCTGCGGATCGACGGCGTCCCCGACGAAGCGGGGGCGCTCGTGCTCATCGTCGACGACCCGGACGCCAAGGAGCCGGCGGGAGCGGTGTGGGACCACTGGCTGGTCTGGGATATCGACCCGGGGCGCGAGGCGATCCCCGAAGGCTGGTCCCCGACGGCGGCGACCGAGGGGCAGAACGACTTCGGCGAACACGGCTACGGCGGGCCGAACCCGCCGGACCGCGAGCACGCCTACCGCTTCCGGCTGTACGCGGTCGAGGAGCCGATCGGCCTTCCGCCGTCGGCCGACAGGGAGGACCTCATCGACGCGATGACGGGACGGACCGTCGCCAAGGCCCGGATCGAGGGGACGTATCCGCCGTGA
- a CDS encoding DUF2150 family protein has protein sequence MTDDDAVETFYTDDRWQNWLDRLQEEDLDPENEDSARLLLNLQDDAAIAVVKVLAALDEDRIDEDRAVEEIRGVRDIVLADVDFDDEDKVMLIDGVQTSLVPVFYAAEEYVVGGVVEGDVTEFVRAAADAEAEDDLDAALGYVVQAGTRVIDGETLDIDVVEELEYGLVSEWVNGLDSLQSAIEDPEVVEEED, from the coding sequence ATGACCGACGACGACGCCGTCGAAACGTTCTATACCGACGACCGCTGGCAGAACTGGCTCGATCGCCTGCAGGAAGAGGACCTCGACCCCGAGAACGAGGACTCGGCGCGGCTCCTGTTGAACCTCCAGGACGACGCGGCGATCGCCGTCGTGAAGGTGCTCGCGGCGCTCGACGAGGACCGCATCGACGAGGACCGCGCGGTCGAGGAGATCCGCGGCGTGCGCGACATCGTCCTCGCCGACGTCGACTTCGACGACGAGGACAAGGTGATGCTGATCGACGGCGTCCAGACCTCGCTCGTCCCCGTCTTCTACGCGGCCGAGGAGTACGTCGTCGGCGGCGTCGTCGAGGGCGACGTGACCGAGTTCGTGCGCGCGGCCGCCGACGCCGAGGCCGAGGACGACCTCGACGCCGCGCTCGGCTACGTCGTCCAGGCCGGGACCCGCGTCATCGACGGCGAGACGCTCGACATCGACGTCGTCGAGGAGCTGGAGTACGGGCTCGTCTCCGAGTGGGTCAACGGGCTCGACTCCCTGCAGTCCGCGATCGAGGACCCGGAAGTCGTCGAGGAAGAGGACTGA
- a CDS encoding DUF7282 domain-containing protein, whose translation MTKFNAFSRRDVLGGIGGLTVAGLVSGTDFASHEEGSGEKNFAEIAFSDQRSDGTSVTVDRTYVEQDGFITIHTWDLVTQQDGAGSLIGASRLLEAGENGEGKEHLDETVELFDADTGVLPEVAEQERLTESQTLIAVPHRDMDHSEKFDSSVDVPFSEGSRLRTDLPADGAVNDVADVSL comes from the coding sequence ATGACAAAATTCAATGCGTTTTCGCGACGGGACGTACTGGGAGGAATCGGCGGCCTGACGGTGGCGGGACTGGTGAGTGGTACCGACTTCGCTTCCCACGAGGAAGGGTCCGGAGAGAAAAACTTCGCAGAAATCGCTTTCAGCGACCAGCGGTCGGACGGAACCTCCGTGACGGTGGACCGGACCTACGTCGAACAGGACGGGTTCATCACGATCCACACGTGGGATTTGGTTACCCAGCAGGACGGGGCCGGATCGCTGATCGGGGCGTCACGGCTGCTCGAAGCGGGGGAGAACGGCGAAGGGAAAGAGCATCTGGACGAGACCGTCGAACTGTTCGATGCTGACACCGGCGTGTTGCCGGAGGTCGCGGAGCAGGAGCGACTCACGGAGAGCCAGACGTTGATCGCGGTTCCCCACAGGGACATGGACCACAGTGAGAAGTTCGATTCGTCAGTCGACGTTCCGTTTTCGGAGGGGAGTCGGCTCCGGACCGACCTTCCTGCCGACGGCGCAGTCAACGACGTAGCCGACGTGAGCCTCTAG
- a CDS encoding putative ATP-dependent zinc protease, whose protein sequence is MSSDTVRVGVLSLHNSKETKAICNAVEDLGHEPVWLREENAAISVDDGDVSVEPSVDVIANRLLLSNTDQPAELLGLAATFERIRPMLNEPNAVLASIHKFATAATLADWNIRVPDALLALSNDRLNEGRERFGEVGVYKTAIGTHGGGTWKVDLTERVNPKVGNRQAFLQKLIDRDDEKHRDLRVYIVGDEIVGSMYRYAPEGDWRTNVALGGAVEDATDDMPDEAAETALYAADVMDLDYAGVDLVEGFDGWYVLEVNPTAGFKGLYEATGTSPAPHIARLAIERVDGEVDDDDVERIAATLDDSRPTCAPAPKPNTAEQPDIGYIEEVVVTGTSGSTQALAKSDTGATRTSIDTQLAAEIGAGPIKSMTRVKSGSVKGGKARPVVDLVIGIGGNQHTVTASVEDRGHMEYPLLLGRDILTDYRVDVRRRADTDETERDEAGEILEEEE, encoded by the coding sequence ATGAGTTCGGACACGGTCCGGGTGGGAGTGCTGTCGTTACACAACAGCAAGGAAACGAAGGCGATCTGCAACGCGGTCGAGGACCTCGGCCACGAGCCCGTCTGGCTCCGCGAGGAGAACGCCGCGATCAGCGTCGACGACGGCGACGTCTCGGTGGAGCCCAGCGTCGACGTCATCGCGAACCGGCTGCTGCTCTCGAACACCGATCAGCCCGCGGAGCTGCTCGGGCTGGCGGCGACGTTCGAGCGCATCCGACCGATGCTGAACGAGCCGAACGCCGTGCTCGCGTCGATCCACAAGTTCGCGACGGCGGCGACGCTCGCGGACTGGAACATCCGCGTGCCCGACGCGCTGCTCGCGCTCTCGAACGACCGGCTCAACGAGGGGCGCGAGCGCTTCGGCGAGGTCGGCGTCTACAAGACGGCCATCGGCACGCACGGCGGCGGCACGTGGAAGGTCGACCTCACCGAGCGCGTGAACCCGAAGGTCGGCAACCGGCAGGCGTTCCTCCAGAAGCTGATCGACCGCGACGACGAGAAACACCGCGACCTGCGCGTCTACATCGTCGGCGACGAGATCGTCGGCTCGATGTACCGCTACGCGCCCGAGGGCGACTGGCGCACCAACGTCGCGCTCGGCGGCGCGGTCGAGGACGCGACCGACGACATGCCCGACGAGGCCGCCGAGACCGCGCTGTACGCGGCCGACGTGATGGACCTGGACTACGCCGGCGTCGACCTCGTCGAGGGGTTCGACGGCTGGTACGTCCTCGAGGTGAACCCGACGGCCGGCTTCAAGGGACTCTACGAGGCGACGGGCACCAGCCCCGCGCCGCACATCGCGAGGCTCGCGATCGAGCGGGTCGACGGCGAGGTGGACGACGACGACGTCGAGCGCATCGCCGCCACCCTCGACGACTCGCGGCCCACCTGCGCGCCGGCCCCCAAGCCGAACACGGCCGAACAGCCCGACATCGGCTACATCGAGGAGGTCGTCGTCACCGGCACCTCCGGCTCCACGCAGGCGCTCGCGAAGTCCGACACGGGTGCGACCCGGACGAGCATCGACACGCAGCTCGCCGCCGAGATCGGCGCCGGCCCGATCAAGAGCATGACCCGAGTCAAGTCGGGGAGCGTGAAGGGCGGGAAGGCCCGCCCCGTCGTCGACCTCGTGATCGGCATCGGCGGGAACCAGCACACCGTCACCGCCAGCGTCGAGGACCGCGGCCACATGGAGTACCCGCTCCTCCTCGGCCGCGACATCCTCACCGACTACCGCGTGGACGTCCGGCGGCGCGCCGACACCGACGAGACGGAGCGCGACGAGGCCGGGGAGATCCTCGAAGAAGAGGAGTAG